The following proteins are co-located in the Nocardia bhagyanarayanae genome:
- a CDS encoding cyclase family protein: protein MCAPRIVELAHENAARPSRRALFAAAGLTALAAAAPPARAVPPSGGVLDLTHTLSSRLPTWPGNPPFTTTPVAWHALGGFGQNALAFWEHSGTHLDAPAHRVPGGATTDVVEVTDLVAPLVVIDISARAERDADAALTIDDIDRWQSEHGRIPERAFVAMYSGWERHIGDAAAFLNLDSHGAPHAPGIAPDAAAYLVERCGVVGVGVDTLSLDHALSRDHGAHSAILGAGRYGVEMLANLGAAPASGATVVVGAPKHLGGTGGPCRVIALT from the coding sequence ATGTGCGCGCCGCGTATCGTCGAGCTCGCCCACGAGAACGCCGCCCGGCCCAGCCGTCGCGCGCTCTTCGCCGCCGCGGGGCTCACAGCCCTCGCCGCCGCCGCGCCACCCGCCCGCGCCGTTCCGCCGTCCGGCGGCGTCCTCGATCTGACCCACACCCTGAGCTCGCGACTGCCGACTTGGCCAGGCAACCCGCCGTTCACCACGACGCCGGTCGCCTGGCACGCCCTCGGCGGATTCGGCCAGAACGCCCTCGCCTTCTGGGAACACTCCGGCACCCACCTGGACGCGCCCGCGCATCGCGTGCCAGGCGGCGCGACCACCGACGTAGTGGAAGTGACGGATCTCGTCGCGCCACTGGTGGTCATCGACATCAGCGCGCGGGCCGAGCGCGACGCCGACGCGGCACTCACCATCGACGATATCGATCGCTGGCAGTCCGAACACGGCCGCATTCCCGAAAGGGCGTTCGTCGCAATGTATTCCGGCTGGGAACGCCACATCGGCGATGCCGCGGCGTTTCTCAATCTCGACTCCCACGGCGCGCCGCACGCGCCGGGCATCGCACCCGACGCGGCCGCGTACCTGGTGGAGCGGTGCGGGGTCGTCGGAGTCGGGGTGGACACGCTTAGCCTGGACCACGCGCTCAGCCGAGACCATGGCGCGCACAGCGCGATTCTCGGTGCAGGGCGCTACGGGGTGGAGATGCTGGCGAATCTCGGCGCGGCGCCCGCTTCGGGTGCGACGGTGGTTGTCGGAGCGCCGAAGCATTTGGGTGGGACCGGAGGACCGTGTCGGGTGATCGCGCTTACGTGA
- a CDS encoding ADP-ribosylglycohydrolase family protein, translating into MIADRRSRAVASLRGLTVGDAFGGCFFVPDNLPALRARELPPDPWWWTDDTEMACSVFAVLDRHGRVDQDALAASFAEHHDFDRGYGPSANRMLRLIRQEGGDWRELATAAFGGKGSWGNGAAMRVAPLGAYFADDPDRLIDEAAASAEITHAHPEGVAGAIAVALAAAITRSRGADLLDAVAARTPSGAVGDGIAAARDLLDADPAEAARALGNGREVSAPDTVPFCLWIAARFDDFAEACWATASAGGDVDTTCAIVGGILGARGATIPDEWLRRCEELPDWSGVTLGGSALRQG; encoded by the coding sequence ATGATCGCCGACCGCCGTTCCCGCGCCGTCGCGTCGCTGCGGGGGCTCACCGTCGGCGACGCGTTCGGCGGCTGCTTCTTCGTCCCAGACAACCTGCCCGCGCTGCGTGCGCGCGAATTGCCGCCGGACCCCTGGTGGTGGACCGACGACACCGAGATGGCGTGCTCGGTCTTCGCCGTCCTCGATCGTCACGGTCGCGTCGACCAGGACGCGCTCGCCGCCTCCTTCGCCGAACACCACGACTTCGACCGCGGCTACGGTCCGAGCGCCAACCGCATGCTGCGCCTCATCCGGCAGGAGGGCGGCGACTGGCGCGAGCTGGCGACCGCCGCGTTCGGCGGGAAGGGCTCCTGGGGCAACGGCGCTGCGATGCGGGTCGCTCCGCTGGGCGCGTACTTCGCCGACGATCCGGACCGGCTGATCGACGAGGCGGCAGCCTCGGCCGAGATCACGCACGCCCATCCGGAAGGTGTCGCGGGCGCGATCGCCGTGGCGCTCGCCGCGGCCATCACGCGATCGCGCGGCGCGGATCTGCTCGACGCGGTCGCGGCGCGCACACCATCGGGTGCGGTCGGCGACGGCATCGCCGCGGCACGCGACTTGCTCGATGCCGATCCCGCCGAGGCCGCCCGAGCGCTCGGCAACGGCCGCGAGGTCTCGGCTCCCGACACGGTGCCGTTCTGCCTGTGGATCGCCGCCCGCTTCGACGACTTCGCCGAGGCGTGCTGGGCCACCGCGAGCGCCGGCGGCGACGTGGACACGACATGCGCGATCGTCGGCGGCATCCTCGGCGCGCGCGGCGCGACGATTCCGGACGAATGGCTGCGGCGATGCGAGGAATTGCCGGACTGGTCGGGCGTCACGCTCGGCGGGTCCGCGCTGCGACAAGGGTAG
- a CDS encoding FAD-binding oxidoreductase, with protein sequence MALSRRRLLVASAVGGAAAVVGAPVAGAAELRVVGVGDPEYLPLVLRGYNRRFLARPEQIYVPTSVEQVRVAVGRAVAAGSRLAVRSGGHCFEDFVDSAQTRSIIDLSRMNEVRWDETHRAFSVDAGAELGAVYEALHRRWGVTIPAGICLGVGMGGHVSGGGYGPLSRRLGLVADYLYGVEVVTVGADGEARVVLATEDGADSDLWWAHTGGGGGNFGVVTRYLLRAPLSDGADPATALPKPPGAMLNSRVVLPLMSETAFVRLLGNYLAFFERNNAPGNRFAGLYAPLSFRTVGTGFAQMLVLLDADSSDARAQFDEFLGAVLDGVDAVPVVQPVAQLSYSDTVRQVYYPKGSLTPRVKVKAAYLRRAYSEDQLRVFYRYLTDLAVLGETEVEFLPFGGAVNAVASDATAIPARNAFAQMLIHTAWRLPDADEQHLRWARELFRAVYASTGGVPVPNADNGGSYINYPDPDLADPRWNTSGVPWHRFYYGDNYPKLLRIKESWDPRGVFQHALSIGRPDW encoded by the coding sequence ATGGCACTGTCGCGTCGGCGGTTGTTGGTTGCGTCGGCGGTTGGTGGGGCCGCGGCGGTGGTTGGGGCGCCGGTGGCGGGGGCTGCCGAGTTGCGGGTGGTCGGGGTCGGGGATCCGGAGTATTTGCCGTTGGTGCTGCGTGGGTACAACCGGCGTTTCCTGGCGCGGCCGGAGCAGATCTATGTGCCGACTTCGGTCGAGCAGGTGCGCGTCGCGGTGGGGCGGGCGGTCGCGGCGGGGTCGCGGTTGGCGGTGCGGTCGGGCGGGCACTGTTTCGAGGATTTCGTCGACTCGGCGCAGACGCGGTCGATCATCGATCTGAGCCGGATGAACGAGGTGCGCTGGGACGAGACGCACCGGGCGTTCTCGGTGGACGCCGGTGCGGAGCTCGGCGCGGTGTACGAGGCGCTGCATCGGCGCTGGGGCGTGACGATTCCGGCGGGGATCTGCCTGGGCGTCGGCATGGGCGGGCATGTGAGCGGTGGTGGGTACGGGCCGCTGTCGCGGCGGCTCGGGCTGGTCGCGGATTATCTGTACGGGGTCGAGGTCGTCACCGTCGGCGCGGACGGGGAAGCCAGGGTGGTCCTGGCGACCGAAGATGGCGCGGATTCGGATCTTTGGTGGGCGCACACCGGCGGCGGTGGTGGCAATTTCGGTGTGGTGACGCGGTATCTGCTGCGTGCGCCGCTGTCCGATGGCGCCGACCCCGCGACGGCGCTGCCGAAACCGCCTGGCGCGATGCTGAATTCGCGGGTGGTTCTGCCGTTGATGAGCGAGACCGCGTTCGTGCGGCTGCTCGGGAACTATCTGGCGTTCTTCGAGCGCAACAACGCGCCGGGCAATCGGTTCGCGGGACTTTACGCGCCGTTGAGTTTCCGGACGGTCGGCACGGGGTTCGCGCAGATGCTGGTGCTGTTGGACGCCGATTCTTCCGACGCCCGAGCGCAATTCGACGAGTTCCTCGGTGCGGTGCTCGACGGGGTGGACGCTGTTCCGGTCGTGCAGCCGGTCGCCCAATTGTCGTATTCCGACACGGTGCGGCAGGTGTACTACCCGAAAGGTTCACTGACGCCGCGGGTCAAGGTGAAGGCGGCTTATCTGCGGCGGGCTTACTCCGAGGATCAGCTGCGCGTTTTCTACCGGTACCTGACGGATCTCGCTGTGCTCGGCGAGACGGAGGTGGAGTTCCTGCCTTTCGGCGGTGCCGTCAATGCCGTCGCTTCCGATGCCACGGCGATACCGGCGCGGAACGCTTTCGCGCAGATGCTGATTCATACCGCTTGGCGGCTACCGGATGCCGACGAGCAGCATCTGCGGTGGGCGCGCGAGCTGTTCCGTGCGGTGTACGCGTCCACCGGGGGCGTGCCGGTTCCCAACGCGGACAACGGCGGAAGTTACATCAACTACCCGGACCCCGATCTGGCCGACCCGCGCTGGAACACTTCCGGTGTGCCGTGGCACCGCTTCTACTACGGCGACAACTACCCGAAGTTGTTGCGTATCAAGGAGTCCTGGGATCCGCGCGGCGTCTTCCAGCACGCCCTGTCGATCGGTCGACCGGACTGGTGA